Proteins from a genomic interval of Rhinoraja longicauda isolate Sanriku21f chromosome 16, sRhiLon1.1, whole genome shotgun sequence:
- the LOC144601138 gene encoding putative G-protein coupled receptor 139, which translates to FLSLFIVNLMAIVTLSRGKCGLSKCITKYLVSMAVTDLLVIITAVLVNRIPAIYFPGSFLSITPVCSLSITLIQAARDSSVWLTVAFTFDRFVAISCQQMKTKYCTEQTAVVVIATLCAVASLKSVPWYFMHEPLYIINGVPWYCRVKEIRYISTQWKVFDWLDRIFTPLAPFLLIILLNVLTVRFILAASKARRRLRAQSNGEKQSDPEMENRRKSIVLLFAISGSFIILWSANVVQFAYKRLTMYKVTSFNDPRYILQEGANMLQLLNSCTNTFIYAVTQSSFRKELKDAMKYPFIVLGKIIK; encoded by the coding sequence tttctgtctcttttTATAGTTAATCTAATGGCCATCGTGACCCTTTCCCGTGGAAAGTGCGGTTTGTCCAAATGTATAACTAAGTACCTCGTGTCGATGGCGGTGACAGATCTCTTAGTCATTATCACCGCTGTTTTAGTAAACCGGATTCCTGCGATCTATTTCCCAGGAAGCTTCCTATCCATCACGCCTGTGTGTAGTCTCTCCATTACTTTAATCCAAGCAGCCAGGGACAGCTCCGTCTGGTTAACAGTCGCCTTCACTTTTGATCGATTTGTGGCTATTTCTTGCCagcaaatgaaaacaaaatattgcacagaGCAGACGGCTGTTGTGGTGATAGCAACGCTGTGCGCAGTGGCAAGTTTGAAAAGCGTGCCCTGGTACTTTATGCACGAACCCCTGTATATAATCAACGGGGTTCCCTGGTATTGCAGAGTGAAGGAAATCCGTTACATCTCAACGCAGTGGAAAGTATTTGACTGGTTGGATCGTATTTTTACCCCATTAGCCCCGTTTCTTCTGATAATCCTGCTCAATGTTCTGACTGTCAGGTTCATTCTAGCAGCGAGTAAAGCGCGCAGGAGACTTCGGGCGCAGAGCAACGGAGAGAAACAAAGCGATCCAGAGATGGAGAACCGGAggaagtccatcgttttactTTTTGCCATCTCAGGCAGTTTCATCATCTTGTGGTCGGCGAATGTTGTACAATTTGCGTACAAACGCCTTACGATGTATAAAGTCACCAGCTTCAATGATCCCAGATATATACTGCAAGAGGGCGCAAATATGCTTCAGTTGTTAAATTCTTGTACTAATACGTTTATTTACGCAGTAACTCAAAGCAGCTTCCGAAAGGAGCTAAAGGATGCGATGAAATATCCATTTATTGTATTGGGCAAAATAATCAAATAA